Proteins from a single region of Candidatus Kryptoniota bacterium:
- a CDS encoding GH116 family glycosyl hydrolase yields the protein MSRTYSLKISDVFTISGSQISEIYVNNKMLVHFQGMSKTLQFPLTIALQGAPTCSIGISPEGLYNRLNNAGRVILLNQNAIQLASAPFIRFGVKCVMLTTKNPRAAEGPDDIPALKNYYHPPVSEKQASISLSTPLAEMSYDLGELKVIRRMISPLLSRNAQALMPVGVEEYEVTNRSNKVQQITLVIPRPSLVNLQEKELKPTDQDTVYVCSAPVKGQVHEDFRHAATRGVVMGSSECTDRMVIAVPEMEGMKIDTQPYFCLNRLKQDLLLNSDGSFYEKREPLVNQDYGAAISLSFELRPKATTKVPVAIILDFPQQRYIDGKTFERKYVKSFENKETRAMDMAKIALDNYSEWLKRTLTIQNRIYDLIRRSPSYKNDKSGALRLTRLIFNEFSFPLSNAAVWIEDNNGNDIARFLECFDYAYLDPSDVEWYSMVLLILFPSVERELCQRFIDSIQAEDLTKRYYHHHASFVEARKHFEEHPEEYKGMSLTQIRDAFKVKGSVAHDLGALPKGHALRNVSDYAWYNNNYWVDLFPKLAIRVLRNVKFLGDVDFLRKNWETLKFGFEHLKELDNDGDGVPEGNSHEVKNTFDNITLFGIDAYDVTIFMAACQAMIRMAELMNDEPARKSYEESFEKASRMFEKLWRDRKDGNGRRLQYYVTCYDPVTRKTNTDVWTNQLDALWSLIAMGEEPFVPDERARKILKTIYRNNRTPMGWSMARTQDGKPVESDQGKDVYTTSNYVFAQLLDYYGLVKESKEVYKAMDKVVFQHANSLITPDNLRAELEKEDGEQAKGAHYIVAAYPRPGAILTQLVVNYIKELQERTNSSRIPPEQLSSFAAELVK from the coding sequence ATGTCGAGAACTTATAGTCTAAAGATAAGCGACGTTTTCACAATCTCAGGATCACAAATATCTGAGATCTATGTTAACAACAAGATGTTGGTTCATTTTCAAGGAATGTCAAAAACCCTTCAATTCCCTCTCACTATTGCTCTTCAAGGTGCTCCGACCTGTTCGATCGGCATATCTCCCGAAGGTTTATACAACAGACTTAATAATGCCGGCAGGGTGATCTTGTTGAACCAGAATGCGATTCAACTTGCCTCTGCGCCATTTATCCGTTTTGGCGTTAAGTGTGTTATGCTCACTACAAAAAATCCCAGAGCGGCTGAAGGGCCTGACGATATACCCGCCCTGAAAAATTACTACCACCCTCCGGTATCTGAGAAGCAGGCATCAATTTCTCTTTCCACCCCTTTGGCGGAGATGTCGTATGACCTTGGCGAGCTTAAAGTGATTAGAAGGATGATTTCTCCTCTCTTATCCAGAAATGCCCAGGCACTCATGCCCGTCGGGGTAGAGGAATATGAGGTAACGAATCGTTCAAACAAAGTTCAACAAATTACTTTAGTAATCCCCAGACCGTCACTGGTAAATCTTCAGGAAAAAGAATTAAAGCCAACAGATCAGGATACTGTTTACGTATGCTCTGCGCCAGTGAAAGGCCAGGTGCATGAAGACTTCAGGCATGCCGCCACAAGGGGAGTGGTTATGGGAAGCAGTGAATGCACGGATAGGATGGTCATTGCCGTACCGGAAATGGAAGGCATGAAGATAGATACACAACCTTACTTTTGCTTGAACAGGCTTAAGCAGGATTTATTGTTAAATAGCGATGGAAGTTTCTACGAGAAGAGAGAGCCGCTGGTCAATCAAGATTATGGAGCGGCTATAAGCCTGAGTTTCGAGTTGAGACCAAAAGCAACGACAAAAGTACCGGTCGCCATCATCTTGGATTTTCCGCAGCAGCGGTATATCGACGGCAAGACCTTTGAGCGGAAATATGTCAAGAGCTTTGAGAATAAAGAGACCAGAGCGATGGATATGGCGAAGATTGCCCTGGACAATTATTCTGAATGGTTGAAGCGTACATTGACAATTCAAAACAGGATATATGATCTCATTCGGAGAAGCCCTTCCTATAAGAATGATAAGAGCGGTGCATTAAGACTAACAAGGTTGATCTTCAACGAGTTTAGTTTTCCATTATCGAATGCTGCTGTATGGATTGAAGACAACAACGGCAATGATATTGCCAGGTTCCTGGAGTGTTTTGATTACGCTTATTTAGATCCCTCGGATGTTGAGTGGTATTCCATGGTTCTGCTGATACTTTTTCCTTCTGTGGAGCGGGAGCTCTGCCAGCGGTTCATTGACTCGATTCAAGCAGAGGATCTCACAAAGCGTTATTATCATCACCATGCATCTTTTGTTGAAGCTAGAAAGCATTTCGAAGAGCATCCGGAAGAATACAAAGGCATGTCGCTGACTCAGATAAGAGACGCCTTCAAGGTCAAGGGGAGTGTGGCGCATGACTTGGGCGCTTTGCCTAAAGGTCATGCCTTGCGCAATGTTAGTGATTATGCTTGGTACAATAATAACTATTGGGTGGACCTTTTCCCCAAGCTGGCGATAAGGGTGCTGCGCAACGTTAAATTCTTGGGCGATGTCGATTTCCTAAGGAAGAATTGGGAGACACTGAAATTCGGATTTGAGCATTTGAAAGAGCTTGATAACGATGGAGACGGTGTACCCGAAGGCAATTCTCACGAAGTGAAGAATACATTTGACAATATCACTTTATTCGGCATAGATGCGTATGATGTGACTATTTTTATGGCTGCTTGTCAAGCCATGATTAGAATGGCCGAGCTTATGAATGATGAACCTGCCAGAAAATCATATGAAGAGAGCTTTGAAAAAGCCTCCAGGATGTTCGAGAAACTTTGGAGAGACCGGAAAGACGGCAATGGTCGCAGGCTGCAGTACTATGTCACCTGCTATGATCCCGTTACACGAAAGACAAATACAGACGTCTGGACCAACCAACTGGATGCCTTGTGGTCATTGATTGCAATGGGAGAAGAGCCGTTTGTTCCTGACGAGAGGGCCAGGAAAATCCTGAAGACAATATATAGGAACAACCGGACCCCCATGGGTTGGTCGATGGCTCGAACACAAGATGGCAAGCCGGTAGAATCCGATCAGGGAAAGGATGTATACACCACGTCCAACTATGTTTTTGCACAACTCCTTGATTATTATGGCCTGGTTAAGGAGAGCAAGGAAGTCTACAAAGCAATGGATAAAGTTGTTTTCCAGCACGCCAATTCCTTGATAACCCCGGACAACCTCAGGGCTGAACTCGAGAAAGAAGATGGAGAGCAGGCTAAAGGGGCTCATTATATAGTCGCCGCTTATCCCAGACCTGGTGCAATATTGACTCAGTTAGTCGTAAATTATATTAAAGAGCTCCAAGAGCGAACGAATTCTAGCAGAATTCCTCCTGAGCAGTTAAGTTCTTTTGCGGCTGAGCTGGTGAAGTAA
- a CDS encoding MFS transporter, producing MQTPIGKLSVREKIGYGFGDGAANFVFQTMLIFQLPFYTNVFGITAAAAGTLLLVGRFWDAAFDPFMGTLADRTNTRWGKFRPWVLWSAVPFAVAFVLVFTTPHFGATGKMLYAYITYILLMTLYSVNNTPYSALNGVITGDVNERTSLSSYRFFFSMAAALIVQGFTLPLVYKFGQGDAQKGYSMTIGMFAIVCIVFFLITFFSVRERIKPDPKQKSSPKKDLVGLLKTGPWITMFVTTLFVFITLAMWGSGMFYYFTYYVDKDALFNFLQSMGLAQVPSGTGGFWYGILNTFGLIVGKDASNVSGVGFSLFNMAGMVMNILGVMVSTALAIRFGKKAVFTIGLFFTAVFTSLFIVLPAQAVGLAFLLNILKSLAYGPTIPLLWAMMADVADYSEWKTKRRATGLVFAGIVFGLKAGLGLGGAICGWILAAYDYVPNVAQTAHALFGIRMAASIYPALTFFAGVIAILFYGISKKLNLQIQDELAERRKSFDFT from the coding sequence TTGCAGACACCCATAGGAAAACTTTCTGTACGGGAAAAAATCGGTTACGGCTTCGGAGACGGAGCGGCGAACTTCGTGTTCCAGACGATGCTGATATTTCAACTTCCTTTCTACACGAACGTTTTCGGCATTACTGCCGCTGCGGCTGGCACTCTTCTTCTTGTCGGACGCTTCTGGGACGCGGCATTCGATCCGTTTATGGGCACCCTGGCAGATCGCACAAACACACGGTGGGGTAAGTTTCGGCCATGGGTTCTATGGTCGGCGGTTCCCTTCGCAGTTGCATTTGTCCTGGTGTTCACCACGCCCCATTTTGGCGCGACAGGAAAAATGCTATACGCATACATAACGTACATCCTTTTGATGACACTTTATTCCGTCAACAACACTCCTTATTCTGCTCTGAACGGCGTTATTACCGGCGATGTAAATGAAAGAACTTCCCTTTCGTCTTACAGATTCTTCTTCTCGATGGCGGCGGCGCTTATAGTGCAAGGTTTCACACTGCCGCTGGTTTATAAGTTCGGTCAGGGCGACGCTCAGAAAGGTTATTCGATGACGATCGGAATGTTTGCTATAGTTTGTATCGTCTTTTTCCTCATAACTTTTTTCAGCGTCAGAGAGCGTATCAAACCCGATCCGAAGCAGAAATCTTCCCCGAAGAAGGACCTGGTCGGTCTTTTGAAAACCGGACCATGGATCACAATGTTCGTCACGACTCTTTTCGTCTTCATAACGCTCGCGATGTGGGGTAGCGGCATGTTTTACTACTTCACCTATTATGTGGACAAAGACGCACTGTTTAACTTCCTCCAGTCGATGGGTTTGGCCCAAGTTCCTTCGGGAACAGGCGGTTTTTGGTATGGAATCTTGAATACCTTCGGACTCATTGTCGGCAAGGATGCGAGCAATGTCTCCGGGGTAGGATTCAGTCTCTTCAATATGGCCGGCATGGTCATGAATATTCTCGGAGTCATGGTTTCTACCGCCCTGGCGATACGGTTCGGGAAGAAGGCTGTTTTCACTATCGGACTGTTCTTCACGGCAGTATTTACTTCATTGTTTATAGTCCTGCCTGCACAGGCAGTCGGGCTGGCATTTCTTCTGAATATTCTTAAGTCGCTCGCTTACGGTCCGACAATTCCTCTCTTGTGGGCCATGATGGCGGATGTAGCGGATTATTCGGAATGGAAGACAAAGCGTCGCGCTACGGGGCTCGTGTTTGCGGGAATAGTTTTTGGCCTGAAGGCGGGTCTCGGATTGGGCGGCGCGATATGCGGTTGGATTCTGGCGGCTTATGACTACGTTCCCAATGTCGCACAAACTGCTCATGCCCTATTCGGCATCCGAATGGCTGCCAGCATATATCCGGCATTGACTTTCTTTGCGGGTGTGATTGCCATACTATTCTATGGAATCAGCAAGAAGCTCAATTTGCAGATTCAAGATGAACTTGCGGAGCGGAGAAAAAGTTTTGATTTCACCTGA